The following proteins come from a genomic window of Thiothrix winogradskyi:
- the purB gene encoding adenylosuccinate lyase — translation MELSALTALSPTDGRYASKTAALRPWFSEYGLIYHRVLVEIRWLQMLAAHPQISEVPAFSADTNAFLESILSNFGETDALRVKAIERTTNHDVKAVEYYLKEKIAGQAELEAVSEFIHFACTSEDINNLSHALMLKGGMEQVIQPELAATIGAIRQLAHDYAEIPLLSRTHGQPATPTTLGKEMANTAYRLQRQQQQILATHYFGKINGAVGNYNAHLSAYPDIDWQATAEQFVTSLGLTWNPYTTQIEPHDYIAETFDAVVRFNTILIDFCRDVWSYISLGHFKQKVIAGEVGSSTMPHKVNPIDFENAEGNLGIANALMTHLAQKLPISRWQRDLTDSTVLRTLGVGLGHSLIAYQSALKGISKLEVNVTSTAADLDANWEVLAEPIQTVMRRYGIEQPYEKLKALTRGQRITPEGLREFVNALDMPQEAKDALIAMTPATYIGNAIAQAKAV, via the coding sequence ATGGAACTTTCTGCACTCACCGCTCTTTCCCCCACTGACGGGCGTTACGCCAGCAAAACAGCGGCGTTACGCCCGTGGTTCAGCGAATATGGCTTGATTTACCACCGCGTCCTCGTGGAAATCCGTTGGTTGCAAATGCTGGCAGCACATCCGCAAATCAGCGAAGTCCCCGCCTTTTCTGCCGACACCAACGCCTTTTTAGAAAGCATCCTCAGCAACTTTGGTGAAACAGACGCGCTGCGCGTCAAAGCCATCGAGCGCACCACCAACCACGACGTGAAAGCGGTCGAGTATTACCTCAAGGAAAAAATCGCCGGGCAAGCCGAACTGGAAGCCGTCAGCGAATTCATCCACTTCGCCTGCACCTCCGAAGACATTAACAACCTCTCCCACGCCCTGATGCTCAAAGGCGGCATGGAACAGGTGATTCAACCAGAGCTCGCCGCCACCATCGGCGCAATCCGCCAACTCGCGCACGATTACGCCGAGATTCCGCTGCTGTCACGCACCCACGGGCAACCCGCCACCCCGACCACCTTGGGCAAAGAAATGGCGAATACCGCCTACCGCCTGCAACGCCAACAGCAACAGATTCTAGCCACGCACTATTTCGGCAAAATCAACGGCGCAGTCGGCAACTACAACGCGCACCTCAGCGCCTACCCCGACATTGACTGGCAAGCCACCGCTGAACAATTCGTCACCTCCCTCGGCTTAACCTGGAACCCGTACACCACCCAAATCGAGCCGCACGATTACATCGCCGAAACCTTCGATGCGGTAGTCCGCTTCAACACCATCCTGATCGACTTCTGCCGCGACGTGTGGAGCTACATTTCCCTAGGGCATTTCAAGCAAAAAGTCATCGCGGGCGAAGTCGGTTCTTCCACCATGCCGCACAAAGTCAACCCCATCGACTTTGAAAACGCCGAAGGCAACCTCGGCATTGCCAATGCACTAATGACGCATTTGGCACAAAAACTGCCGATTTCACGCTGGCAGCGCGACCTTACCGACTCTACCGTATTGCGCACCCTCGGTGTCGGCTTGGGGCATTCCTTAATTGCCTACCAATCCGCCTTAAAAGGTATCAGCAAACTCGAAGTCAACGTTACCAGCACCGCCGCCGACCTTGATGCCAACTGGGAAGTGCTCGCCGAACCCATCCAAACTGTGATGCGCCGCTACGGTATCGAACAGCCGTATGAAAAACTCAAAGCCCTGACCCGTGGGCAACGCATTACCCCCGAAGGCTTACGTGAATTCGTCAATGCGCTGGATATGCCGCAGGAAGCCAAAGATGCGTTGATAGCCATGACACCAGCAACTTACATCGGCAATGCCATTGCGCAAGCTAAGGCGGTTTAA
- a CDS encoding cupin domain-containing protein: protein MFGDISAEEFLRDYWQKKPLLIRQAFPNFQSPITQDELAGLACETDTARIVIEQGGAHPWEVRHGAFDDDDFSNLPATHWTLLVNDTDQHLPELKAVMEPFRFIPDWRIDDLMISFAVEGGSVGPHVDAYDVFLLQAQGQRRWQITTQPAHPDNFLPDLELRIMSDFQAEQEWIVEPGDLLYLPPNVPHYGVALNECMTYSIGFRAPSQADMLEKLLEDSLEDARLQQRFTDSERTPQANPGELTAADMDRLIDFVVDALPQDEQSLQRWVGKYLTTPKAGAQPCEAEPISRAELSRLIRHKKRFEKSLDARMLYFQLGSDIHLFTNGNHYCIDSQHLQFIEYLCRSAMLLHKDYSYFLSDSSCFDTLQELLTNGIFSIKK, encoded by the coding sequence ATGTTTGGTGATATTTCTGCTGAAGAGTTTCTGCGCGATTACTGGCAAAAAAAGCCCCTGCTGATCCGCCAAGCCTTCCCCAATTTCCAATCGCCCATCACGCAAGACGAACTCGCGGGCTTGGCGTGTGAAACCGATACGGCCCGCATTGTCATCGAACAAGGCGGCGCACACCCGTGGGAAGTGCGCCACGGCGCATTCGACGATGACGATTTCAGCAACCTGCCTGCAACGCATTGGACATTGCTGGTCAACGACACCGACCAGCATTTGCCTGAATTAAAAGCCGTGATGGAACCGTTTCGCTTCATCCCCGACTGGCGCATCGACGATTTGATGATCAGCTTTGCGGTGGAAGGCGGCTCGGTAGGCCCGCATGTGGATGCCTACGACGTTTTCCTGCTGCAAGCGCAAGGGCAACGCCGCTGGCAAATCACCACCCAACCCGCTCACCCTGACAATTTCCTGCCTGATTTGGAATTACGCATTATGAGCGATTTCCAAGCCGAACAGGAATGGATTGTCGAGCCGGGTGATTTACTGTATCTGCCCCCGAATGTGCCGCACTACGGGGTTGCGCTGAACGAATGCATGACCTATTCCATCGGTTTCCGCGCTCCCTCACAAGCCGATATGTTGGAAAAACTGCTCGAAGACTCGCTGGAAGATGCGCGTTTACAACAACGTTTCACGGATTCAGAGCGCACACCACAAGCCAATCCCGGTGAGTTAACCGCTGCTGATATGGATAGGTTGATTGATTTTGTGGTCGATGCACTGCCACAAGATGAACAATCGTTGCAGCGCTGGGTAGGAAAATACTTAACAACACCCAAGGCAGGCGCACAACCCTGTGAAGCAGAACCCATCAGCCGAGCGGAACTTAGCCGCTTGATTCGGCATAAAAAACGCTTTGAAAAATCACTGGATGCACGGATGCTGTACTTTCAATTAGGCAGCGACATACATCTATTTACGAACGGCAATCATTACTGCATAGATAGCCAACACCTTCAATTTATTGAATACCTTTGCCGGTCAGCCATGCTATTGCACAAAGATTATTCATATTTTTTAAGCGACTCCTCCTGTTTTGACACGCTACAAGAACTCCTGACCAACGGTATTTTCTCGATAAAAAAGTGA
- a CDS encoding response regulator transcription factor yields the protein MRVLIVEDDNIIREQIAENLKKSGFTVDLAADGSQGLYVALEYPIDIAVIDLGLPQSKGSPVNNDLGLDIIRAIRAKGLSYPIIILTARDRWQSKVEGLEAGADDYVTKPFHTEELIARLRVQLRRTGRWTQAELSCGPIRLNTSEQRVYVNEEEITLTAYEYRVLEHLMLHAGEVISKTRLTDSLYEEDTDRDSNVIEVFIRRLRIKLDPNDTLKPIETLRGRGYRFTLTRT from the coding sequence ATGCGCGTACTGATAGTAGAAGACGACAACATCATCCGCGAACAAATCGCTGAAAACTTAAAAAAGAGCGGGTTCACCGTAGACCTAGCAGCAGATGGTTCCCAAGGGCTGTATGTTGCCCTCGAATATCCCATTGATATTGCAGTCATTGACTTGGGATTACCCCAATCTAAAGGCAGCCCTGTTAATAATGACCTTGGCCTAGACATTATCCGTGCCATTCGTGCCAAAGGCTTGAGTTATCCCATCATTATTCTGACCGCGCGTGACCGCTGGCAAAGCAAGGTGGAAGGCTTGGAAGCCGGTGCTGACGATTACGTCACCAAACCGTTCCATACCGAAGAACTTATCGCCCGTCTGCGCGTGCAATTGCGCCGTACCGGACGCTGGACGCAAGCTGAGCTTAGTTGCGGCCCGATTCGCTTAAATACCTCCGAACAACGGGTCTACGTTAACGAAGAGGAAATCACCCTAACCGCTTACGAATACCGCGTACTCGAACATTTGATGTTACATGCAGGCGAAGTTATCTCTAAAACACGCCTGACGGATAGCTTGTACGAAGAAGATACCGACCGCGACAGCAATGTGATTGAGGTGTTTATTCGCCGTTTACGCATTAAATTAGACCCGAATGATACGCTTAAGCCTATCGAAACCCTGCGCGGGCGCGGCTACCGTTTCACGTTAACACGCACATAA
- a CDS encoding ATP-binding protein — protein MLSSLRSRQLISGFGVIMVGILMLGIMLHWFSYSYKIDQKKAELKEISYDVLGYLNFQDGQFGVLSDEDMLAKAKQMISDHNLDDVTQNHFAYVINIEKSKIVWSASTLSKPNALVDEDYYLHFQINKTLKTSFEPSFDQLKPLPPKDTRRLEDDPMTRQTYNQEYLLAIQSFFQPAHGTFQFIVGVSIADIEKEMQDMRQKFAVLLFLSAVLVLIAQLALSFWVVAPIKEFENEVKAIEAGDRDSIHEHYPEELLPVKNALNGLLSYEKGQKQRYKDTLDDLAHSIKTPLTAMQNQLDQLRREANLEPSHKIAVTVFETQIERIREIIGHQLRRAMVTNQGAMILSQPVRPVLFRLRETLQKVYRDKPFEIRINVDEYAKCRMDAEDMMELFGNLLNNACRFCNNIVEISAHHDDNMLVIDIDDDGMGFPLNNPAKLLQRGIREDSKSDGQGIGMAVSTEIVSAIGGKIELLVSPYVGARVRLHLPV, from the coding sequence ATGCTAAGCTCCTTACGTAGCCGCCAGCTCATCAGTGGGTTTGGTGTTATTATGGTCGGTATTCTGATGCTAGGCATCATGCTGCACTGGTTTTCTTATAGCTATAAGATCGACCAGAAAAAGGCTGAGTTAAAGGAAATATCTTACGATGTGCTGGGGTATCTGAACTTTCAGGATGGGCAATTCGGCGTCCTGTCCGACGAGGATATGTTAGCCAAAGCCAAGCAAATGATCAGTGATCATAACTTGGATGATGTCACGCAAAATCACTTCGCGTATGTGATCAATATCGAGAAATCCAAAATTGTCTGGAGCGCATCCACACTCAGCAAGCCCAATGCCTTGGTGGATGAGGATTATTACCTGCATTTCCAGATAAATAAGACCTTAAAAACCAGCTTTGAACCCAGCTTCGATCAGCTCAAACCGTTACCGCCTAAAGATACGCGCCGCTTGGAAGACGATCCAATGACGCGACAAACGTATAACCAGGAATACCTGTTAGCGATTCAAAGTTTCTTCCAGCCAGCCCACGGTACTTTCCAGTTCATTGTCGGCGTTTCTATCGCCGATATTGAAAAAGAAATGCAGGACATGCGCCAAAAATTTGCGGTCTTATTGTTTCTATCCGCCGTACTGGTATTGATTGCCCAACTGGCACTGAGTTTTTGGGTAGTGGCACCGATTAAGGAGTTTGAAAATGAAGTCAAAGCGATTGAAGCCGGTGATCGTGACAGCATTCATGAACATTACCCCGAAGAGTTACTCCCGGTCAAAAATGCGCTGAATGGTTTATTGAGCTACGAAAAAGGTCAAAAACAGCGTTACAAAGACACCTTGGATGATTTAGCGCATAGCATCAAAACACCGTTGACCGCCATGCAAAACCAGCTTGACCAATTACGCCGCGAAGCCAATCTGGAGCCAAGCCACAAAATTGCTGTCACCGTATTTGAGACGCAAATCGAACGTATCCGCGAAATCATTGGGCATCAGCTACGCCGTGCGATGGTGACAAACCAAGGCGCAATGATTTTATCCCAGCCAGTACGCCCCGTGCTGTTCCGGTTGCGTGAAACCTTGCAGAAAGTTTACCGTGATAAACCCTTTGAAATTCGCATCAATGTTGACGAATACGCCAAGTGCCGCATGGACGCCGAAGACATGATGGAACTGTTTGGCAACTTACTCAATAATGCCTGCCGTTTCTGCAACAACATTGTGGAAATCTCTGCGCATCACGACGACAACATGCTAGTGATTGATATTGATGATGACGGCATGGGCTTTCCGCTCAATAACCCCGCGAAACTATTGCAACGCGGCATCCGTGAAGACAGCAAAAGCGACGGTCAAGGCATTGGCATGGCAGTCAGTACCGAAATTGTGTCAGCCATTGGCGGCAAAATCGAACTGCTGGTATCACCGTATGTGGGGGCGCGGGTACGCTTGCATTTACCCGTGTAA
- the pbpC gene encoding penicillin-binding protein 1C gives MRYYLSRVAGSALLCLLLFMLADWWWPLPEPERVRSVLILAQDRTPLRAFADSEGVWRYPVTLDEVSPLYVDALLTYEDRWFYQHPGINPFALVRAGWQWLQGGRVISGGSTLTMQVARILDPHERTVSGKIQQMFRALQLEWHYSKTDILTFYLNLAPFGGPIEGVQTASFAWLRKPALALSHAEAALLAVLPQAPSRLRPDRYPELAQRYRDKVLRRMATQGRWSEDTVADAMHEPVMRLRFQQPMKAPLFAERMKTRAFADKVSRLQTTLDANIQWAVDNVLRTRVNSLPEKASAGLLVVENKTGYVRAYAGSADFHNAERFGHVDMVQAVRSPGSTLKPFLYGMALDDGLLHSASLLSDVPIKLHDYAPQNFFRHFSGAVSVAQALQQSLNVPAVDILQRLTPGVFVARLRHGGVVVSFPQHAEPNLSVILGGAGTTLEDLVRGFTALARGGISIKPRFVEEDPLEERRMLSAGAAWIIQETLRAIPPPEGSINAAGVAWKTGTSYGFRDAWAIGVSDNYTVGVWTGRPDGTPLPGSLGGAAAGPILFDVFRALPKQSGMNARRRPASVTQTDICWPLGESAAQTAPEHCYVRQQAWILNGNVPPTLPHFQQYSWSAGLQTYWINPATGLRVTAACNAPARESRQVAQWPLELQPWLASTLLEKIRLPAFDSSCPPGSEYQSGKQLAIRQLDASTRLYLPNVAVGQLSNGVTLDLLADGGEGEYFWLVNGEAIGVDAARSGLRHTFTRAGDYELTVFDTAGAVDKVNIRVISQP, from the coding sequence ATGCGTTACTACCTGAGCCGGGTGGCAGGTTCAGCGCTGCTCTGCCTGTTGCTGTTTATGCTGGCAGATTGGTGGTGGCCGCTGCCGGAACCTGAGCGGGTGCGCAGTGTGTTGATTCTGGCGCAAGACCGAACCCCGTTGCGGGCTTTTGCTGACAGTGAAGGGGTATGGCGTTACCCCGTGACCTTGGATGAAGTGTCGCCTTTGTATGTTGATGCATTGCTGACCTATGAAGACCGTTGGTTTTATCAGCATCCGGGAATTAATCCGTTTGCGTTAGTACGGGCAGGCTGGCAATGGTTGCAAGGGGGGCGGGTGATTTCGGGTGGCTCTACCCTGACCATGCAAGTGGCGCGTATTTTAGATCCCCATGAACGCACAGTGAGTGGAAAAATTCAGCAGATGTTTCGGGCGTTGCAACTTGAATGGCATTACAGCAAGACCGATATTCTAACGTTTTACCTCAATCTTGCGCCCTTTGGAGGCCCTATTGAAGGGGTGCAAACTGCCAGTTTTGCGTGGTTACGCAAGCCTGCCTTAGCCTTGAGTCATGCCGAAGCGGCATTATTAGCCGTGTTGCCGCAGGCACCTTCGCGCTTGCGTCCAGACCGCTACCCTGAATTGGCGCAACGTTACCGCGATAAAGTCTTGCGGCGTATGGCGACACAGGGGAGGTGGTCAGAAGACACAGTGGCAGATGCGATGCATGAGCCTGTCATGAGGTTGCGTTTCCAACAGCCGATGAAAGCGCCCTTGTTTGCGGAGCGCATGAAAACCCGCGCCTTCGCCGATAAAGTGTCACGTTTACAAACGACCTTGGATGCGAATATCCAGTGGGCAGTTGACAATGTATTGCGTACCCGTGTGAATAGTTTGCCGGAAAAGGCTTCTGCCGGGCTATTGGTGGTTGAAAATAAAACAGGTTACGTGCGGGCGTATGCGGGGTCTGCGGATTTCCACAATGCCGAGCGTTTTGGGCATGTGGATATGGTGCAGGCTGTGCGTTCGCCCGGTTCGACCTTGAAGCCGTTTTTGTATGGGATGGCCTTGGATGATGGCTTGCTGCATTCGGCGAGTTTGCTGAGTGATGTGCCGATTAAGCTGCATGATTACGCTCCACAGAATTTTTTCCGGCATTTTTCTGGGGCAGTGAGTGTGGCGCAGGCATTACAGCAATCCCTGAATGTACCCGCCGTGGATATATTGCAGCGCTTAACGCCCGGCGTGTTTGTGGCGCGGTTACGTCATGGTGGCGTGGTGGTTAGTTTTCCTCAACATGCTGAGCCGAATTTGAGTGTCATTTTGGGTGGTGCTGGCACGACATTGGAAGATTTGGTGCGTGGTTTTACTGCATTGGCACGTGGCGGTATTAGCATTAAGCCGCGTTTTGTGGAGGAAGACCCGCTGGAGGAACGCCGGATGCTGTCAGCAGGGGCAGCGTGGATTATTCAGGAAACCTTGCGGGCGATTCCTCCGCCAGAGGGCAGTATTAATGCGGCGGGTGTGGCTTGGAAGACAGGAACCAGTTACGGTTTTCGTGATGCTTGGGCTATTGGGGTAAGCGATAACTATACCGTTGGTGTGTGGACCGGTCGCCCGGATGGTACACCCTTGCCCGGCAGTTTGGGGGGGGCTGCGGCAGGCCCTATCCTGTTTGACGTATTCCGGGCATTGCCCAAGCAGTCGGGCATGAATGCACGGCGTCGCCCGGCAAGCGTGACGCAAACGGATATTTGTTGGCCGCTGGGGGAGAGTGCAGCGCAAACAGCCCCCGAACATTGCTATGTGCGGCAGCAAGCCTGGATTCTCAATGGCAATGTCCCGCCAACCTTGCCGCATTTTCAGCAATATTCTTGGTCGGCAGGTTTGCAGACGTATTGGATTAACCCCGCCACGGGATTGCGGGTGACGGCAGCCTGCAATGCCCCAGCACGTGAGTCACGGCAAGTCGCGCAATGGCCATTGGAATTGCAGCCTTGGTTAGCCAGTACTTTGTTGGAAAAAATACGCTTACCTGCTTTTGATAGCAGTTGCCCGCCCGGTAGCGAATATCAGAGTGGGAAACAATTGGCGATTCGGCAGTTGGATGCGAGTACGCGCCTGTATTTGCCCAACGTGGCTGTAGGGCAGCTCAGTAACGGTGTAACGCTGGATTTGTTGGCGGATGGTGGCGAAGGCGAGTATTTCTGGTTGGTGAACGGGGAAGCCATTGGCGTGGATGCTGCCCGTAGTGGTTTACGCCATACCTTTACGCGAGCGGGCGATTACGAATTAACCGTGTTTGACACCGCCGGGGCGGTTGATAAGGTCAACATTCGCGTCATCAGTCAGCCCTGA